The DNA window ccccgccccgccgcggcctccgccgcgccgccccgggcccgcgccgccccgccccgccgcggcctccgccgccccgccccgggcccgccccgccgcggcctccgccgccctgccccgggcccgcgccgccccgccccgtcgcggcctccgccgcgccgccccgggcccgcgccgccccgctgcggcctccgccgccctccgctCCTCCGGCCTCCAGGTGAACTCCCTCCCCTCTACGCGCAGATTGGTCTCCGCGCCTCTCTGGATCTGCCTGGTAGCTGAAGAAAGGTTGGTTTACATTGAGAGATTTAAATGAGGGGAAACAACGGACGTGAGATTTAATCCATGAAAGTTAATTCGCAAATATAATTCATACTAAACATGATAGTGCAAATAATGCACTAGGGTTACAGATTTGAAAGAATCTGATTATCATTGCTTGCTTGAAATAAACATGACCCCCTAATTGCAACAGCTTTGAAAGAATCTGATTATCATTGCTTGCTTGAAATAAACATGCTACAACATAGCTCTGTCGAAATAAACAAGGCAAGGCAAGAGGCCAATGGCTCCTTTGTGCAGTGGTGAGAGGTGTTTGGTTTGGTTGGGCACACATTTGTGGGAACCACTAACAGAAGTTGCCTGCACATCGGTGGCCTCTCATGGCTTTGTTTATGGAGTATGTGTATCCCCCCATTGTTGTCTCTGAAATGAAGTCATCACCCAGAGATGATCAATGTTCCTTTGCATGAATATATACATCTGTATATCTTTCTCACAAGTTGCTTGGAGTGTGACCTGAGCCTTTGGCTAGATGCAAGAAGAGCTTGCGACAGCTCATTTCTTTGTAGGCTTTGGCTTGTGATGCCTGCTATTCCAAGGATTTTATGCATGGACATCTAAGTTCGAGGCTTAAAAAACCCTAGTATTGTTCTAGGGACATCATTGCTGAGCAAAGATCTCACCATTCGATGTTTTGCAGGTACTGAGTTGCAGGAATTATTGTACCTTTCTTTGAAGGTAGGCCAGgaccgccccgccccgcccctgcTGCCACTTCTTCAAGATCGACACCAGTAAGGTAAGGCAACGCAACTAGTTTCTGTGATCTATTTTGTGCTAATTTAAACAATTAGAGTAGCTGTAATTTAGTCACTTGCATAGATGGAGAACACATCAAAGAGCAGGAAACCAAATGCACAATGGGATCCAACTGCTGCTAAAATTTTTAATGAGATATGTGTGGAACAAGTGTTGGCAAATAATAGACCACAAGGTTGTTTGAACAACAAAGGGTATGCCAATCTTATTGCCCAGTTTAATGAACGGACTGGTAGAAATTACAACCGTTCTCAAATGAAAAATCGTTGGGATGCACTGAAAAATGACTATACAACATGGAAGACACTACTCCTGGCCGCATCTGGTTTAGGGAGAGATCCAAGGACTGGTTCTATTGCAGCTGATGCTGAATGGtggaaagaaaaaatagaggTATGCAATGTTGTGCTAGGTTCTGTTATATTATATTTCCATGGCTTGATTTTAACTATTAGAACTAATTGTGTTTCAGGCCATGCCCGCATGCAAAAAATTTAGACTTGCTCCATTGGAGAATGAAGAAGATCTTGAAATAATGTTTAGTGGTGCGTCTTGCACTAATGTATATGCTGCTATTCCAGGAGCAAAGGAAGGAACAGCAGGAGCAAAGGAGGGAACATCAGGAGCAAATGAGAGATCAGATGGTACTGACGATGAGGTTGAGGAGGTGCTTCCATTTTCCCCACCAGGAGCAAATGCTAAGAAAAGAGGTGCTGCTCACAAATCCCCAatgaagaaaacaaagaagaatTTTAGAGATTTGCAGTTCAAACGGTTTGTGGATTCATTTGTGGAAAAAGCTAGTTCAAGCAAGACTTCCGCAACTTCATCTCCTAATGATTATGTTAGACAAGAGATAGCAGAAATGTTGGAATCAGTTATTGAGGCTGGAGCATGTGAAGGAAGTGATGAACATTTCTATGCCACACAACTCCTCGTCAAGAAGGAGTACCGTGATGTGTTTTCCACTCTTAAGACCCCAGCTGGGAAGCTTGCATGGCTGAAGAGAActtgggaggagaggaagacACGCTAGACAATACTAGCTTTGCATTGTACCATTAGTATTGTACTTTGATTTTATCTTGTTGCATGATGAACTTGGTTTTGAATGTTGAACCTGATATCAATAATTTATGGCTGATATGAAATATCTTGTATGGTTGTAATCAGTTCTGAAATCTGTGTGTTATTATTAAATATTTTCTAGTGCTGAGGTGCTGCTCATTTATACAGATGGCATTCACTTCAAGCGACTCTAATGAAACTGGGATAGCAAGTAATTCAAGTGAATCAAGTGGTTGGATGTATGAAGCTGCTGCAATTGCAGCTTATGCAATGGTTGATTGTGGGATACCTTCATCTGCAAAGAAGCCAAGGAAAGTGCCGAAGGAGACAGGTTTTCAGTGGGTTCAAAGGCAGCTAAGTGATCTAGAAAGTTGCTACGACATGTTTAGAATGAGAAGGTCAGTATTCTTCAGCTTGCATGAGGTCTTGGTGAATAATTATGGCTTAGCATCTTCGGATGAGATGTGCTCAATAGAAGCTCTTGGCATGTTTCTATGGATGTGTGGTGCCCCTCAGTCAGTTCGCCaaacaaaacatatttttacGCATTCCTTAGAAACTATTAGTAGGAGGTTCAATGATGTTTTGGAAAGTGTTCACATTTTGGCTGCTGATAACATTAAACCTAAAGATCCTTCTTTTGCTGTGGTACATCCAAAAATTAGAGAGCATAGATCTTGGCCTCATTTCAAAAATTGCATTGGCGCGATAGATGGAACCCATATTGAAGTCACTGTACCAGCATCAGAGCAGGCAGTACATATGAATAGACATGGATATTGTAGTCAAAATGTTATGGCTGTTTGTGATTTTGACATGAGATTCACATTTGTGGTGGCGGGATGGTCTGGATCTGCTCATGATACACGTATATGGAGGGACACTTTGTATGGCAAGTACAAGGATAAATTTCCACATCCTCCTCAAGGAAAGTTCTATCTTGTTGATTCAGGTTATCCAAATCGAAAGGGTTATCTAGCACCGTACAAAGGTCAAAGGTACCACATTCTAGAATTTCAAAATGCAGGGCAACCGATTGGATTGAAAGAGGTGTTCAACCATGCTCACTCATCACTTAGAAATGTTATTGAACGTTCATTTGGAGTCTTGAAAATGAAATGGCGCATTCTTTGAAATGTGCCAAGCTACCCAATGGAGAAGCAAACAATGATCATAATTGCTTGTATGGCGTTGCATAACTTTATTAGAGAAAGTAATTTGAGTGATGTGGATTTTGATAGAATGGCAGCAGATGAGACGTATATCGATGAGGATGGGGACATGGGAGCTAGTACAAGTCAATTTGTGGATGAAGAAGATATGGAAGATGTACGTGATGTCATTGCGCAAGCACTGATGGGAGGTTACTAGATATGTAATATTTGCCCAAATAACTTATGTAACAATCATGAATTATCTAATATATAATTATTTAATTTGTGTTGttaattattttattattaGTTTGTTATTATAAATACATAAATATACATCTATACATACTAAATACATGTATTCAGACAACAGGGAGAGTATTTCAGTCATTTCCCACTTCTAACAGGGTTTCAGCCCATTCAATAAGCAGTCTGCCAAACATCTAACTtctgtgaccagctgcttcttCAACCAGCTGCTTCTCTGGCCAGCTGGCTACCAGCTGGCTTCTGAACAAGTTCCAGCTGTCCCAAACAGGCCCTGTGTTTTGATTTTGGCTGACACTCAAAAAATTCTTAAGGTTGCTCAGACCAATTCACAGCGCTCCAGATCTGAACAAGTCTTCACAAACGCATCCACAATAAGGTGCGACTAAGCCACAGCCGACAAAAGGAAACCTTCAGATTTCTCTCAACAAAGAAGTTCAGGAACATTTTGTGCACCTCAATTTGAGTCACATGGAGAATCATCTGCTGAACACGCTAGCAAATCAGATGGTGGAACCACATCAAGATGCAGAGAAAACGACACCATACGCGCAGCAGCAGTACGCATATCACCGTCCTATTTCTAATTGCCGCTGTGTGCCCACAAAGGTTGCTCGGATTGACATCTAGATGACATGAAGAAAGGAAGAGATTAGCATAACATAGTTTAGTTTGTTCATTATTAAGCTATCCATCTTCACTTATTCCCACTTGCCCACAAGTGGAGCTGAACATAACTACTTCGTGTTTGCTCTAGAATCATTACATTCAGTGAACACCTCTGCCTGCGACAGTGCAATTCACAAACTCTCCTGCAAGGTTGCAACCTTTGGCTCTTAGCAGATTCAATCATTGGGATGCCTTGAACTAAGTTTGCACCTTCGCTCTCTTCAACTCGTATGTCTGCCTGATTCCATCCCAGAATGCAGGCACCGCCTCAGAATCAGGAACTTCTTTGAAGGATGGGAGATAGTTTAGGTCCACTATGACATGGTCTCCAGTGCCCTCCTGAACCTTCACAGCCAAAGAACACTCACTTAACCGGTATCTTGATACAATGCAACTTTCAGATATCCAACTTTACAGATTCTAATTAGAGTACCAGGAACCATAATGGTTTGTAGCTGTACTGTACAACAAAGGGCCAGAGGATACTTACAACGACATCGAATCCAAAAATCGTTAGTCCAAGCAATCCCTTCAGAAATTTTGCAGCCTCTTCTACTAAATCAGCATCCACTGATTTGCTGTCTTGCACCCTCGTTTGCAGTTGCTGCTCCTTAGTAGCCACCGGAAGAGTCTTCAAACTGGCAGAAGCCAAATCGAAGCATAGTTCAGTGTCAGGCTCGGAACAGTGACTGATAATGAAGCAATCCACCAATTATATGTGCAATGTTTAAAGGGTACCTATTAAATGTAAGAGGTTCTCCTCCTGATGATGACTTCAGAAAGCTTGCATTAGGCATTGAATTCCTAACCGCGTGGAAAACTTTGTCTCCAATTACATAAAATTTAAAAATCTTGGATCCATGATCAACATATTCCTGAAAATGTTCTTGAGCGGGTCACTTACTGAAAGCTGCATCGCCAAAGAAAGCCTTAAACAGAAGGAAGGAAATTCAAGAAAAGGAGCAATGTTAAACTCGTACCTGTAGCACCGCAGGAAGAGGCACACCAAGGTTGCTAAGTTCTTCAATTTGAAAAACTAATGCCTGCACACAGCAAAAACTGTGATTCAGCAGTGCGAGAAGTAAAGGAAAACTCTGAATTTAGAAGGTTGGAATTAATGTGGTGGCACATGTGAATACTTAATTTTCTTCATGGAACTGGTGATAAGAGGTGATGATTTAGAAAAATGACTTCATATATGGTCCAAAATGTAAAAGAATAGAAATAAAATGACAAAAAGCAAACCATATTGTGGGCATCAGCAACTCCGCAAGCTACTTGTGGTTTCACAATGAGTGGGAAGGACAAATTAGCTTCTGTTAGATGCTTATCTAATTCACCATCATGAAAGTTATCAACCTGTTTCAAAAAAAATGGCTAGTCAGGCAAATGATAGCACTAAACATTCAAAATAGGGGCCAATAACTTAAAACGGTAACCATGTTAAAACGACCTTCAAAGAATATGGTGCTCGAAGTTTTGGCTTTCCTTCAGTGCCAAGTTCTTTTAATCGGACTAGGATATTTTGGATTTGAAGACGATCAAGCAACGGGTAAATATTTTTAAATGGATCGATGATGCAAAAATCAGGGCGCTCTTCCACAAACCTGCTCAACACAGAGGGATATAATGAGACAGAATAATGAAGTTTTTCGTAGCAGGAAATATTAATGCACAAATCTTCACTTTTCTAGGCTCATGTACAGAACTAACATCATAGAGGATTGTTCACAGTTAAACTCCATTTTGCCTCATATGTTTCTCCTTGTATGTTTGGAAACAACAAGTTATATAACAAGGCAAGGCAAAAACCACTCCAGATTGGTCAGTGCACAAACAGTTGGGCTATGGAGTTCAAGCTTCTTTGCAGTACTCTGATGGGTTGGGATTTAACAGTGTTCTGGAAAACAATTTCAGAAAGCTGACTACCTCTGATAGTCAAATCAATCTGTTGATTACAGAAAGTTGGTAGGCTAAAGGTGGCTCACCAGAAATTATGTAGAAGTAATAGGGTAACAGCATTATACATTATTTCAAACAACCGTTGCCATATCATAATTACTACGGTAAGCATTAGAAAATATTCACATGCACACCCACGAATACTTCATTCAAATCTAGGTAGGGCCTAGTGATTTACCTTATAATTTCAGACATTCCTGCAGAAAATAAAATGCCTTTTGGAAAATCAATGGAGCAGTTTGGATCAATCTTGACAATCTCATCAGTTATTTTGTGGAGGACCATATCAACTTCTTGCAGTTGTGAACTTAAAGGAAGTTCGAATGAGAGAGGAACAAAGATAAGACCATCCTTACTAGGATATATGGGAAATGCTCCTCTCTGTAAGCAAGATGAAAAGAGCATGATGTTCTAGATGATATACAACACTTAGTTGTTAATATTCAATAACAAACTGTAGACACTTGCCCTTGCAAAGTCCTCCTCGCGGGATTGTTTCATTACATATCCAATCACCAGAACAGAAGAGCCACCTATTTCCTAATTCAAAGAAATGGACACGTTTCAAATTAAAAGCACTCTCTGGCTTCAGAAAATGTGTATAAGTAGATGGCAAAGACAAATTTACCCTTTTTATTAAAGTAGCCAAAGTGAGAAGCAACTCCTGAAGCATTCCAACATTTAAAACCCCAGGAACCTCTATGTTGTATTCTTTACCTGGACCAGAGAAGAATATCAGTTCCCATCAACCCTCACTAGGAAAAATCGTTCAATATATAATACAACACATCACTGCATACATATCCTGAGCAAAATACTAATACAACATGCTACTCAAACAGCATGAAAATAAAACCTGGCTTTTCAGTTCCAGCATATGCTTACCTACAGAAACAACTCTCCAGTTGTGATTCTGAAGCTCAGAAATTAAACCTTTGTCAGCTCTTGAAGTGACATAAAAACAAGAACTTGTTCGACTCCATTCCAATATTGATTCGTTTGGAGAACAATTCCCACTTTTTGCAAGAAGTGGCATATATCCAAAGGAGTGTGAACTTGCGACCTTTTCAAGAAAGCCTGACTAATAGAAGGAAATAGGGGGAATGTGTAAGCATAATTTTCTTTTGATCTGTCATGTCATTTTCAGAAAATCACATTTGCTAAATATTAGAGCACTAGTATTGAATCTTCTAGTTAGCATGGACATTTTGACAGTTCAGAAATCTTTCTACTGAAGCAACTAGCCAATGCATGTCATAACTGTCAAAAATTCAAAAGCAATGCCAAAGAATACCCATTGCTTCCAACATTAATAATGATAATCGTAAATGATCAGTTGAAGATTGAATTCTATTTGGGCATTTTATGAAGAACTTGACATGATTTATCATCCGCTTGGTTTTATAGGACATATGCTAGAGACATGGGACCATGTGTAAAGCTTATTGAAGTATGTGTCAGTTATAAGAAATCTAACAGGAATTTGCCCCTAGGCTCTAGATCACCAGGAATAAACTGTCTTTCCAGAAGAACTGATTGCTTTTTCATTCTTATTAGTGCCATTCTTTGAAGCACAGCAAGCTAAAGTGCCCCTTAGATGTTGCAAGAGGTATTGATATGAACTTGTGAGGAGACAGCTTCAAAGGGATGTAATAGAGCACCTCATTAGTCGACATGCTCTCCACATAGCAGATTGCCTGAAAAAAGATAAGGAGGATACCATCAGCTATATATTCATTCCACATGTTGATAGCGCACTGCAATCACATTACAATGATATAAGCAACAAAAAAAAGTCATACTAAATGTGCAAGGAACGTGTGCTCATTATATGAATATCTCAAGGGATAGTGTTAAAACTACCACGTTTAGATGTAAAACTAGTCTGCCCTATTGCCCATCGCTCGATCAGTTTATGAACTCTTCTTAACTGCAATGATCCACCGACAGCAAGTATTTGAACAGTTGGGCTAAACTTGAACACAGTAACCAACattccatcaatcgcaagaagTTTTACTCCCCTAAATGGAAGCCAGATATCAAGGGAAACTAATACTAGTAGATTATAGGAAACATTTGGCATATGACATCAGCGAACAGGAAAAAAATGGAAAAGATTGCGCCTTTAGCCAACTTCCTGGGACAACCTATCAGCGAGAGGATTTCCTCGAACAGTACGGCAGATCATGAATCAAGTCACTCATCCGGTCATACCACTGTCAGATTGGAGTAGCGCAATCGCCGCAGAAGCGCCTCCACCCCgggccgcagcgccgccgccgcctccccggtGGCGGAGGGCTCGAGGAGGAGGGAGGCATCCAGCACAAGCCGTACGGGCCGCCCCATGGCCATGGCTTCGGGGAGGGAGATGCCAACGGCTAGGCTCGGTTTGTGCTCGGCGTTGGCACTTGGGGGGACTGGACCTGGAGCCGGGCATGGGAAAGGGGAAGCTCCTGAGCAGCGGGCCCAGGTGTCGGTGCCACGGGTGGGCCCCACAGGCGCATGGAtggcacctggcgggaggaaggCGAACAGATGTGCGGCGCAGCAGCCGGTCAGAAGTCAGAACACACTTGTTATTATTCTCCTTTTCTTCGCAGCAAACTaaggccccgtttagatcgcttccaaattccaaatttttacactctctctccatcacatcaattttgggacacatgcatggagcagtaaatgtatgtaaaaaaaataactaattgcacagtttaattgtacatcacgagacgaatcttttaagcctagttagtccataattagataaaatttatcaaatacaaacgaaagtgctacagtagcaaaaagttaCAACTGTTATACAAACttgcaatctaaacaaggcctaaAAGGAAATCAGGTTAGGTTTCAACTGGCAGGGAATCAGATTCGTTGTCTTTaggaaaaaaaaattaaatttgttCTCTTGAATACAGAAACTGTTTTGCGCCTATAGAAAAGTCCACTGGTTTGTGCCATGGTAATGCAACAAGTTCAGTtatgttcaaaaactcaaaatgcAGTCAGCCATGTTAGTACAGTATTTCATCTTTCCATCAGAGAAAAGCTAAGATCACTTCCTGCATTGTGCTTCGCAGCAACTACTGCGTCTCACTCGCCATTTTTACTCGGCCGTCGATATTCTCTGTACAGGATGTGCTCGCGTCACAAACCCACCACCATGCTCCTACGCGCCACTGACGCACGCAAACAGGCGCATGCTGCTGAACCTCCGGGACCTGGACAGGCCGCGCCACCCGTCGTCGACCGCCGGCGGAAGCGGCTCGTCCCGGATGCCCTCAGGCAGTGCCCCGTCACCCTCGTCGCCGGAGAAACCGAGCACGCCGGCCGGCGAATCCGCGGCCAACCGGCAGCTCTGACTCCGAGAACGGTAGGCGCCGCAGGtgaagcgctcctgctgccCCCACGTCGGAGGAGCGCCGGCGGAGGAGAGGCGCTCGTAGTCCGACGCCTTTTTCACCAGCCTCCGCCTCTTGATCGCGCCGCAGACGAACGGGATAATCCCCTCCATGCTCATGTTGCAATGATCTGCCCCGACCCGGAGCAGCAGAGATGCTGGAGATTTTCTTCGAGCAACAGAGCGAGCAAGAGATCTTCTACTCTTCTTGACGCAGAACCAACATGAGGTTCGGTAGATGGCTCGATTCTTGCTGGCTTGATGTGGGGATGAAAGGAAATGAGTGGCCTTGCAAAGATTCTTATATAGGAAACCGGCACCAGATCACGCATGATGTCAGAGTTTGCATTGACTTCCCGGTAGCCGCTGATTGAGCATGTAACTGTGGCATCTCTGGGATTTTATATTGCTTGGCTGAGTACCATTGAGATATGGTCATATGACTGCATCTGCAGTCGGATCTACGACAGCTAATtgagaaaagggaaaaggaaaactGAAACAGAGGCTTCACATGCACCTGCAACCATCTCGGTAGTGATGAACATGTCTTTACCCAACGGCCAATTCCAACTGATTACAGCTGAGCCTTCCACGTTCACCCTACGCGATTCTGCTCGTGCGTATGCTTCCTCAGATGTTCAGAAGGTGAGTTAGTCGGCAATATACGTGTATAAAATTTTATTCAGACGCTACCACTGTAGTTCGTGCAGGTATGCAGAGCCAGTTGAATTTACCTGGACCAGCTGCATCTAACATGGAGGGGAAGCAACATCTGCGTCTGCGCAGGGATGACCATCATGATGTATTCGTCCATTTATGTAAACTGTAAAGGCCATTTGTTCAAGATTTTTCTGATATACCTACAAAGTATTGACTTCATAATACGGAGAAAATCATTTGTAAAAAATGGATAAGATGAAGAACTATAGGCTATAAAAAATGTATCTTTATTTTCTCCTTTCTTGGATAGACTTTTCTATAACTTTCTTGGAAATGAAGTGCATTACAAGGATTCTTTCTTATAGCACAGAAACATATCGTGCATGATAGTCAGAGTTTGCATTGACTTCCCGTTAGCTACTGTTTTTCTTTCAAACTACTGTAGTACTCCATCTTATTACCCTTGTAATGCAGTGCAAGGGTAAGGGTAAGGGTAAGGGTAAGGGTAAGGGGTGACATGCGGTGTGAAACAAAATTAAAAAGTGACAGAAACATCTTAGGATATGAGTTTCTCCAAGAAACTTCTACACTCCTTGTTACCTACTACTGTACCTAGCAAGTGGGGTGAAAGATATACACAGTTTTGCTTAGGTAAAAAACAATCGATGGTTTGAAGTATAGAATAGATAGATGATCAATCAAAATAGTTGGGCGGTGGATTCATAGCATTGCCAATTGTCTCTAGCCTAGCGGTTAGAGCACTCGAGTAGCACCCAGCATGTCTGGATTCGAATCCTAGTTGGAGCGAATTTACAATTGAAGTATagatttttttttgggggggggggagttATAGAAATAGAATAGATAGGTGGTCAATCAAATTAATTGGCGGTGGATTCATAGCATTGCCAATTGTCAAATTGTATGGTCCGTTATTTCGAAAATTCCACTACAGTCCTTCGGTAGCCAAATTTTTGAAACATTTTGAGGGCCCATAACATGAGAAGGTTTGTTGGGCGAGAGAAAATAGATGCACGTGGCTTGTCCGTAAGACGGGCCGCGAATACCCATTGACCCACCGCCCAAGCTCAAAGCAAATCCAAGGTCCATCAAGCACCTATCCGCCAAGTACAAGAACCCGACGACCATGCCACTGCACACCGCTTGTGCTAGGGCAAAAGACAGTAGAAAGACACTATCACACACACCACCGCGCTGTCGTCCCGATCTCCTCCCCCGCCACCTGCTCGCGGCCGAGATCGGCGTGCGCGTCGCCACGCGTCATCCATGGCGTCGCCACGCCACCCCCGTCCTCCCTGCCCCACCGCC is part of the Panicum hallii strain FIL2 chromosome 2, PHallii_v3.1, whole genome shotgun sequence genome and encodes:
- the LOC112881993 gene encoding LOW QUALITY PROTEIN: inositol-tetrakisphosphate 1-kinase 6 (The sequence of the model RefSeq protein was modified relative to this genomic sequence to represent the inferred CDS: substituted 1 base at 1 genomic stop codon), with product MAMGRPVRLVLDASLLLEPSATGEAAAALRPGVEALLRRLRYSNLTVAICYVESMSTNESGFLEKVASSHSFGYMPLLAKSGNCSPNESILEWSRTSSCFYVTSRADKGLISELQNHNWRVVSVGKEYNIEVPGVLNVGMLQELLLTLATLIKREIGGSSVLVIGYVMKQSREEDFARRGAFPIYPSKDGLIFVPLSFELPLSSQLQEVDMVLHKITDEIVKIDPNCSIDFPKGILFSAGMSEIIRFVEERPDFCIIDPFKNIYPLLDRLQIQNILVRLKELGTEGKPKLRAPYSLKVDNFHDGELDKHLTEANLSFPLIVKPQVACGVADAHNMALVFQIEELSNLGVPLPAVLQEYVDHGSKIFKFYVIGDKVFHAVRNSMPNASFLKSSSGGEPLTFNSLKTLPVATKEQQLQTRVQDSKSVDADLVEEAAKFLKGLLGLTIFGFDVVVQEGTGDHVIVDLNYLPSFKEVPDSEAVPAFWDGIRQTYELKRAKIVWSSKDGFSIAGTIWSFCDXRSAPLKMDRVKRFTGMAKGVSAVPVRRDEDESLVLFGELYRHEKERDVNLLEPMFSVEFEAVQGDGRMFKLPSGKRDYLLPDGEKHDYDWLKTPPATPLFPSLEMEANSSQMIFQKELPILQPVRTSRFSSKPDATSASTSSGSPTSSSTKSVTPTARPSSSSSKKNLNRGAAAPSKEQDSAYRIDKRSSYTPLTNRQHNSIPAAPSTTTATTATKASKKTSGGKSQPSKAAKNDARPDKASKNVTAITTKPRSNDSSVGAKDKKVNAGTARRLSGPSAANPDNVQATAALKGRSRAATGSVPATRKDGGATDAVLKGRGRAGEKEQRPKLGSLAKK
- the LOC112881992 gene encoding L10-interacting MYB domain-containing protein-like yields the protein MENTSKSRKPNAQWDPTAAKIFNEICVEQVLANNRPQGCLNNKGYANLIAQFNERTGRNYNRSQMKNRWDALKNDYTTWKTLLLAASGLGRDPRTGSIAADAEWWKEKIEAMPACKKFRLAPLENEEDLEIMFSGASCTNVYAAIPGAKEGTAGAKEGTSGANERSDGTDDEVEEVLPFSPPGANAKKRGAAHKSPMKKTKKNFRDLQFKRFVDSFVEKASSSKTSATSSPNDYVRQEIAEMLESVIEAGACEGSDEHFYATQLLVKKEYRDVFSTLKTPAGKLAWLKRTWEERKTR
- the LOC112879633 gene encoding uncharacterized protein LOC112879633; this encodes MSMEGIIPFVCGAIKRRRLVKKASDYERLSSAGAPPTWGQQERFTCGAYRSRSQSCRLAADSPAGVLGFSGDEGDGALPEGIRDEPLPPAVDDGWRGLSRSRRFSSMRLFACVSGA